The proteins below are encoded in one region of Festucalex cinctus isolate MCC-2025b chromosome 2, RoL_Fcin_1.0, whole genome shotgun sequence:
- the LOC144013650 gene encoding cysteine/serine-rich nuclear protein 2-like yields the protein MEAGSSLSLKRRYEEVDNCSPFSTPKDSDDDISSSDSADSCDSLNPPSRTEFTPTSILRQHKLSPGGKRVRFDAVTVYYFPRRQGFTSVPSQGGSSLGMAHNHSSIQRYTLGEFAREQESSHRHTLRQHLRQEKLNARKLKLTRNGTVECAQAELLTLDDVSDEDLDVDAVEVDDCFFLQPLPTKRRRALLRASGIARIDAREKTELRAIRLSREECGCDCRLYCDPRHCGCSQAGIKCQVDRMSFPCGCSRDGCGNLAGRVEFNPLRVRTHYLHTIMKLDLEKRRVLLQVPGETYAESDRVSSLFPTTPALEESACVLEAEEDILERENETAVLHLQSAEEQERRAEEPQVEEVLLQGPFPTGTAVLCIDQEEEESPADLIRDSAPLHYYQLSSIEPAALEPTEEAGGDGCSGGQFQSDQSKLLHHEGVLEEAAAATDPLPPDV from the exons ATGGAGGCAGGTTCATCCCTCAGCCTCAAACGACGATATGAAGAGGTGGACAACTGCTCTCCCTTTTCTACACCCAAAGACTCTGACGATGACATCTCAAGCAGCGACAGTGCCGACAGCTGTGACAGCCTCAACCCCCCCTCCAGGACAGAATTCACAC CCACCTCAATCCTCAGACAGCACAAGCTGTCGCCTGGAGGCAAGCGGGTGCGTTTCGATGCGGTGACGGTGTATTATTTCCCCCGGAGGCAGGGCTTCACTAGTGTGCCCAGCCAGGGGGGCAGCTCACTGGGCATGGCCCACAACCACTCGTCCATCCAGCGTTACACGCTGGGCGAGTTTGCCCGCGAGCAGGAGAGCAGTCACCGACACACCTTACGCCAACACCTGCGCCAGGAGAAGCTCAACGCCCGCAAGCTGAAG CTGACCAGGAACGGCACAGTGGAGTGCGCCCAAGCCGAACTGCTCACTCTGGACGACGTTTCGGACGAGGACCTGGACGTGGATGCCGTGGAGGTGGACGACTGCTTTTTCCTTCAGCCACTGCCCACCAAGCGGCGCAGAGCCCTCCTACGAGCGTCCGGAATCGCTCGCATCGACGCCCGGGAGAAAACGGAGCTCCGAGCCATCCGCCTTTCCCGGGAGGAATGTGGCTGCGACTGCCGTCTGTACTGCGACCCTCGACACTGTGGCTGTAGCCAAGCTGGCATCAAGTGCCAG GTGGACAGAATGTCCTTCCCGTGCGGGTGCTCCAGAGATGGTTGCGGCAACTTAGCGGGCCGCGTCGAGTTCAACCCTCTTCGTGTCCGAACACACTACCTGCACACCATCATGAAGTTGGACCTGGAGAAGAGGAGGGTGCTGCTGCAAGTGCCCGGGGAGACGTACGCCGAGTCGGACCGGGTGTCCTCCCTGTTCCCCACGACCCCGGCCCTGGAAGAGAGCGCGTGTGTcttggaggcagaggaggacatCCTCGAGCGGGAAAACGAGACCGCCGTGCTGCACCTGCAGAGCGCCGAGGAGCAGGAGAGGCGGGCAGAGGAGCCGCAGGTGGAGGAGGTTCTCCTGCAGGGGCCTTTCCCGACCGGGACCGCCGTGCTGTGCATCGaccaagaggaggaggagagtccCGCAGACCTTATCAGAGACTCCGCCCCCCTCCACTACTACCAACTCAGCTCCATCGAGCCGGCCGCCCTGGAGCCGACCGAGGAGGCCGGAGGGGACGGGTGTTCAGGTGGCCAGTTCCAAAGTGACCAATCGAAGCTCCTCCATCATGAAGGGGTTCTCGAAGAAGCAGCGGCGGCGACGGACCCGCTTCCGCCTGACGTTTAG